One genomic window of Candidatus Bathyarchaeum sp. includes the following:
- a CDS encoding SIMPL domain-containing protein (The SIMPL domain is named for its presence in mouse protein SIMPL (signalling molecule that associates with mouse pelle-like kinase). Bacterial member BP26, from Brucella, was shown to assemble into a channel-like structure, while YggE from E. coli has been associated with resistance to oxidative stress.), which yields MKVKKQVLIGALVMLTFLVTAVAYASTGAELTSDINELQTHTISISGSGSASMQADTASIILGVQTEDKEASEAIVQNAEMMTNVIEAMKALGINEDAMETVSYNVYPVYSRDDYSLIVGYRVENLISIETTDISSVGELIDAAAENGANRIQQVSFGVSEEKQEQLRTQAYLSALDDAEAKANLIAEKLGLSLTGIIHVNEGTYQTYQPYSLKVGLTSSENATPILEGEQSVSVTVNIIYAFSQ from the coding sequence ATGAAAGTAAAAAAACAGGTTTTGATAGGCGCTCTAGTAATGCTGACTTTTCTAGTGACAGCCGTCGCTTACGCATCAACTGGCGCTGAATTAACTAGTGACATAAACGAGTTACAAACTCACACGATTTCGATAAGTGGCTCCGGCTCAGCTTCCATGCAAGCGGACACAGCATCAATAATCTTGGGTGTACAAACCGAAGATAAAGAAGCTTCTGAGGCGATCGTCCAAAACGCAGAGATGATGACAAATGTGATTGAGGCAATGAAAGCACTTGGAATAAACGAGGATGCTATGGAAACCGTCTCCTATAACGTATACCCTGTTTATTCACGGGATGACTATAGTCTAATAGTCGGCTACAGAGTAGAAAACCTAATTTCCATAGAAACCACTGACATAAGCAGTGTCGGCGAACTAATTGACGCAGCTGCAGAGAATGGCGCAAATAGAATACAACAAGTATCCTTTGGCGTATCCGAAGAAAAACAAGAACAGCTTAGAACACAGGCTTATTTATCCGCCTTGGACGATGCCGAAGCAAAGGCCAACCTCATTGCTGAAAAACTTGGACTATCCTTGACAGGCATAATACACGTCAACGAAGGTACCTACCAGACATACCAGCCCTACAGCCTTAAGGTCGGATTAACAAGCAGTGAAAACGCAACTCCCATCCTCGAAGGCGAACAAAGTGTATCCGTAACAGTGAACATCATATACGCATTTAGCCAATAA
- a CDS encoding Lrp/AsnC ligand binding domain-containing protein, translating to MSALVFVEGTSLESYLLLECTSGTIWKVADTILKIDGIKMAHVVTGNYDVIAFAEYSNIDELTNIIQKVQAIQGVEKTQTAVAMPKQEI from the coding sequence ATGTCAGCACTAGTATTTGTTGAGGGAACAAGTTTGGAAAGTTATTTGTTACTTGAGTGTACCTCAGGAACCATTTGGAAAGTCGCAGACACCATACTGAAAATCGATGGGATAAAAATGGCCCATGTAGTAACAGGGAACTACGACGTTATCGCTTTTGCCGAATACTCAAACATCGACGAATTAACAAACATAATCCAAAAAGTCCAAGCCATACAAGGCGTAGAAAAAACTCAAACCGCAGTTGCCATGCCCAAACAAGAAATCTAA